In Amycolatopsis jiangsuensis, the following proteins share a genomic window:
- the rpsF gene encoding 30S ribosomal protein S6, which translates to MSRHYEVMVILDPTLDERTVAPTLENFLNVIRTSGGSVEKVDVWGRRRLSYEIKKHAEGIYALLDLNSTAEAVKELDRQLSLQETVLRTKVMRREVKAAAKPAPAKA; encoded by the coding sequence GTGTCACGCCATTACGAGGTAATGGTCATCCTGGACCCCACGCTCGACGAGCGCACGGTCGCCCCCACGCTGGAGAACTTCCTCAACGTGATCCGCACGTCGGGCGGAAGCGTCGAGAAGGTCGACGTCTGGGGCCGTCGGCGCCTCTCGTACGAGATCAAGAAGCACGCCGAGGGCATCTACGCGCTGCTGGACCTGAACTCGACGGCCGAGGCCGTCAAGGAGCTCGACCGGCAGCTGTCGCTGCAGGAGACCGTCCTGCGCACCAAGGTCATGCGCCGTGAGGTCAAGGCCGCGGCCAAGCCCGCGCCCGCCAAGGCCTGA
- a CDS encoding transglycosylase domain-containing protein, which yields MPPPPPAYPDREPELITHHEHNGTAFGYDPYDDRYDDYDEDARFAQYSDDADFDDDDPEGEESGKKGKAALTPTQRKKRRWKIVRRVLYALVGLFVVVPAIAFVITYFTVSVPTPQDIKALQSQPINFYYANNQPMGRSVPADGDRELLQPNQVPEVVKHAVYSAEDASFETNSGFDVMAILRSAYNQVTGGTGGGSTISQQYIKQATKNDDPTLTRKWTELVKSFKLNNETSKSDIITGYLNIVYFGRGANGVAAAAKAYYGKDVAQLNPSEAALLAGMIQGPGRSEDQAYGKRRWTYVMDQMVANHWLSPADRAAAQFPKLIPKGSQNKKEDGNIDYFIQQRILDELEAKGYDEDKLYNTGAKIYTTIDPAAQKQAVESVQDNMKDQTDENIRGALVAVDPRTGGVLAYYGGPNTVKDSDGNDQLARDWANTPQNPGSSMKAYDLTAFLKLGKGLGETYDGSNNRMLGGRVVRNAGDSSNCSKQCTVKTAMERSVNTVFYDMVLNDVKPSRVAEAAKEAGVQPAPQGKGKLGTADANISLGGGATAVTPEDMAAGYSSFASGGIRRDQHFVSKLTNSQDETIFDLTTNQGKPAFDANSDKSKQIAGNVTEALIPVISHSKLKCPSGHQCAGKTGTQQYSPQDGDPKSYDDRNAQTWMVGYTPSVSVAAWIGGDGNKPLHDEDNQPIYGATIAGPTWQDFMDSYLEDKPSEKFDKVEPIGKEAFDAPSTTKRPTTTKEEAPTSTTTTPTTPTTTTPTTPTTSSSETTSRSRPPIFGGDPGDGFGDGGGAAGGVNGEPPRRTGTG from the coding sequence GTGCCCCCGCCGCCCCCGGCGTACCCGGACCGCGAGCCGGAGCTGATCACCCACCACGAGCACAACGGCACCGCCTTCGGTTACGACCCGTACGACGACCGCTACGACGACTACGACGAGGACGCCCGTTTCGCGCAGTACTCGGACGACGCGGACTTCGACGATGACGATCCCGAAGGCGAGGAGAGCGGCAAAAAGGGCAAGGCCGCCCTCACGCCCACGCAGCGCAAGAAGCGCCGCTGGAAGATCGTCCGGCGGGTGCTCTACGCGCTCGTCGGCCTGTTCGTGGTGGTCCCGGCGATCGCGTTCGTGATCACGTACTTCACCGTCTCGGTGCCCACCCCGCAGGACATCAAGGCCCTGCAGAGCCAGCCGATCAACTTCTACTACGCGAACAACCAGCCGATGGGCCGCTCGGTGCCCGCGGACGGCGATCGCGAGCTGCTGCAACCGAACCAGGTGCCTGAGGTCGTCAAACACGCGGTCTACTCGGCCGAGGACGCGAGCTTCGAGACCAACTCCGGGTTCGACGTGATGGCGATCCTGCGCTCGGCCTACAACCAGGTCACCGGCGGCACCGGTGGTGGTTCGACGATCTCCCAGCAGTACATCAAGCAGGCCACCAAGAACGACGACCCCACGCTGACCCGTAAGTGGACCGAGCTGGTGAAGTCGTTCAAGCTGAACAACGAGACGTCCAAGTCGGACATCATCACCGGGTACCTGAACATCGTCTACTTCGGACGCGGCGCGAACGGCGTGGCGGCCGCGGCCAAGGCCTACTACGGCAAGGACGTCGCCCAGCTCAACCCGTCCGAGGCGGCGTTGCTGGCCGGCATGATCCAGGGCCCCGGCCGGTCCGAGGACCAGGCGTACGGGAAGCGGCGCTGGACCTACGTGATGGACCAGATGGTGGCCAACCACTGGCTCTCGCCCGCCGACCGGGCCGCCGCGCAGTTCCCGAAGCTGATCCCGAAGGGTTCCCAGAACAAGAAGGAAGACGGGAACATCGACTACTTCATCCAGCAACGCATCCTCGACGAGCTGGAGGCGAAGGGGTACGACGAGGACAAGCTGTACAACACCGGCGCGAAGATCTACACCACGATCGATCCGGCGGCGCAGAAGCAAGCGGTCGAATCCGTGCAGGACAACATGAAGGACCAGACCGACGAGAACATCCGCGGAGCGCTGGTGGCGGTCGATCCGAGAACCGGCGGGGTCCTCGCCTACTACGGGGGCCCCAACACGGTGAAGGACTCCGACGGCAACGACCAGCTGGCCAGGGACTGGGCGAACACGCCGCAGAACCCGGGTTCGTCGATGAAGGCCTACGACCTCACCGCGTTCCTCAAACTGGGCAAGGGTCTCGGGGAAACCTACGACGGCAGCAACAACCGGATGCTCGGTGGCCGCGTGGTCCGCAACGCCGGGGACAGTTCCAACTGCAGCAAGCAGTGCACCGTCAAGACGGCCATGGAGCGGTCGGTGAACACCGTGTTCTACGACATGGTGCTGAACGACGTGAAGCCTTCGCGCGTGGCGGAAGCGGCCAAGGAAGCGGGGGTGCAGCCCGCCCCGCAGGGCAAGGGAAAGCTGGGTACCGCGGACGCGAACATCTCGCTCGGTGGTGGTGCCACGGCGGTCACCCCGGAGGACATGGCGGCGGGGTACTCGTCGTTCGCCTCCGGCGGGATCCGCCGGGACCAGCACTTCGTGTCGAAGCTGACGAACTCCCAGGACGAGACGATCTTCGACCTGACCACCAACCAGGGCAAACCGGCGTTCGACGCGAACTCGGACAAGAGCAAGCAGATCGCGGGCAACGTCACCGAGGCGCTCATCCCGGTGATCTCGCACTCGAAGCTGAAGTGCCCGAGCGGGCACCAGTGCGCCGGCAAGACCGGGACCCAGCAGTACTCCCCGCAGGACGGCGATCCGAAGTCCTACGACGACCGCAACGCGCAGACCTGGATGGTGGGCTACACCCCGTCCGTCTCGGTCGCCGCGTGGATCGGCGGCGACGGCAACAAACCGTTGCACGACGAGGACAACCAGCCGATCTACGGGGCCACGATCGCCGGCCCGACGTGGCAGGACTTCATGGACTCCTACCTCGAGGACAAGCCGTCGGAGAAGTTCGACAAGGTGGAGCCGATCGGCAAGGAGGCGTTCGACGCCCCCTCCACGACCAAGCGCCCCACCACGACGAAGGAGGAGGCTCCGACCTCCACCACGACCACGCCGACCACCCCGACGACCACCACCCCGACGACGCCGACCACGTCCTCGAGTGAGACGACCAGCCGTTCGCGGCCGCCGATCTTCGGTGGCGATCCGGGCGACGGCTTCGGCGACGGTGGCGGCGCGGCCGGTGGAGTGAACGGAGAACCACCGAGACGGACAGGCACAGGCTGA
- a CDS encoding deoxyribonuclease IV, which produces MQIGAHVRDDDPLEAVAERKADVVQFFLSDPQGWKAPKPHPHGESIKQSPVEVFIHAPYLINVASLNNRIRIPSRKNVAQHATGAAAVGAKGLIVHGGHVGAGTEIEDGLANWRKLFEREADKGGFAVPVLIENTAGGDHAMTRELDVIARLWDQVGEFGAGFCLDTCHAYAAGWDLSTAVAKVKAITGRIDLVHCNNSRDEAGSNRDRHASVVDGAGTIDPELLAEVVRQAGAPVVVETPGDGQAADIAYLRKQLG; this is translated from the coding sequence ATGCAGATTGGCGCCCACGTCCGCGACGACGATCCGCTGGAGGCTGTCGCCGAGCGGAAAGCCGACGTCGTCCAGTTCTTCCTCTCCGACCCGCAGGGATGGAAGGCCCCGAAGCCGCATCCGCACGGGGAGTCGATCAAGCAATCGCCGGTCGAGGTCTTCATCCACGCGCCGTATCTGATCAACGTCGCGTCGCTGAACAACCGGATCCGCATCCCATCCCGTAAGAACGTGGCCCAGCACGCCACCGGAGCCGCGGCGGTCGGTGCGAAGGGCCTGATCGTGCACGGCGGGCACGTCGGCGCCGGCACCGAGATCGAGGACGGCCTGGCCAACTGGCGCAAGCTCTTCGAGCGCGAGGCGGACAAGGGCGGTTTCGCGGTGCCGGTCCTGATCGAGAACACCGCCGGCGGCGACCACGCGATGACCCGCGAACTCGACGTGATCGCCCGGCTGTGGGACCAGGTCGGCGAGTTCGGCGCCGGCTTCTGCCTGGACACCTGCCACGCCTACGCGGCGGGCTGGGACCTGTCCACCGCGGTGGCGAAGGTCAAGGCGATCACCGGACGGATCGACTTGGTGCACTGCAACAACTCCCGCGACGAGGCCGGCTCCAACCGCGACCGGCACGCGAGCGTGGTCGACGGCGCGGGCACGATCGACCCGGAGCTGCTCGCCGAGGTCGTGCGCCAGGCCGGTGCGCCGGTGGTGGTGGAAACTCCCGGCGACGGACAGGCGGCCGACATCGCCTACCTGCGCAAACAGCTCGGTTGA
- a CDS encoding PadR family transcriptional regulator, which produces MLELAILGLLHEAPMHGYVLRKRLHETLGMFRTFSYGSLYPSLRRLLRAGYLVEELDEADDRAWSRRGRRVYRLTAEGKERFAELLGDAGPQTWDDEGFGVHFAFFSRTPADVRMRILEGRRRRVEERREGLREALARAEERIDRYTRELHRLGLESSEREVRWLNELIAHEQAEQRDPGQPGR; this is translated from the coding sequence GTGCTCGAACTCGCGATCCTCGGATTGCTGCACGAGGCGCCCATGCACGGGTACGTACTGCGCAAACGCTTGCACGAGACGCTCGGCATGTTCCGGACGTTCTCGTACGGCTCGCTGTACCCGTCCCTGCGGCGGTTGCTGCGGGCCGGTTACCTCGTCGAGGAGCTGGACGAGGCGGACGACCGGGCGTGGTCCCGGCGCGGCCGCCGGGTGTACCGGCTCACCGCCGAGGGCAAGGAGCGCTTCGCCGAGCTGCTGGGCGACGCGGGCCCGCAGACCTGGGACGACGAGGGTTTCGGCGTGCACTTCGCCTTCTTCTCGCGGACCCCGGCCGACGTCCGGATGCGGATTCTCGAGGGCAGGCGCCGCCGGGTCGAGGAACGGCGCGAGGGCTTGCGGGAGGCGCTGGCGAGGGCCGAGGAGAGGATCGACCGCTACACCCGTGAACTGCACCGGCTCGGCCTGGAGTCCAGTGAGCGGGAGGTGCGCTGGCTCAACGAGCTGATCGCGCACGAACAAGCCGAGCAGCGCGATCCGGGGCAGCCGGGGCGCTGA
- a CDS encoding Gfo/Idh/MocA family oxidoreductase has product MAEDARVGILGYGTGGRVFHAPLVAATPGLVPAVIVTGNAERAEQARAEHPGAEVVPDPEALFARADDLDLVVVSTPNRTHVPLALRAIEQGLPVVVDKPFAPTAAEAQRVVAAARDKGVGLTVFQNRRWDSDFLTVRKVLESGRLGEVFRFESRYDRWVPKVKDNWREFGDPAEAGGLLYDLGAHIVDQALQLFGPVTQVYAEVDRRRPGVAVDDDVFIALRHAGGVRSHLWCSALAGTRNPRFRVLGDRATFTKYGLDVQEPQIKEGLRPGEPGWGVEPAADAGRLGVNDRTETVPTEVGRYETFYSGVVDALRGDAGFPVDPAGAVAALRVIEAAHRSGTEGRVIPLG; this is encoded by the coding sequence ATGGCTGAAGACGCACGGGTCGGCATCCTCGGATACGGCACTGGCGGGCGGGTCTTCCACGCGCCGCTGGTCGCCGCGACCCCGGGCCTGGTCCCGGCGGTGATCGTCACCGGCAACGCGGAGCGTGCGGAGCAGGCCAGGGCCGAGCACCCCGGCGCGGAGGTGGTCCCGGACCCCGAGGCACTGTTCGCCCGGGCCGACGACCTCGACCTGGTCGTGGTGAGCACGCCGAACCGCACGCACGTGCCGCTCGCGCTGCGGGCGATCGAACAGGGTCTGCCGGTGGTCGTGGACAAGCCGTTCGCGCCGACCGCGGCCGAGGCGCAGCGCGTGGTCGCCGCCGCGCGGGACAAGGGCGTCGGCCTCACCGTGTTCCAGAACCGCCGCTGGGACTCCGACTTCCTGACCGTGCGCAAGGTGCTCGAATCCGGCCGGCTCGGCGAGGTGTTCCGCTTCGAGTCCCGGTACGACCGCTGGGTGCCGAAGGTGAAGGACAACTGGCGCGAGTTCGGCGACCCCGCCGAGGCCGGCGGCCTGCTGTACGACCTCGGCGCGCACATCGTGGACCAGGCGCTGCAGTTGTTCGGCCCGGTCACCCAGGTCTACGCCGAGGTCGACCGCCGTCGCCCCGGTGTCGCCGTGGACGACGACGTGTTCATCGCACTGCGGCACGCCGGCGGCGTCCGCTCGCACCTGTGGTGTTCCGCGCTCGCCGGCACCCGCAATCCGCGCTTCCGCGTGCTCGGCGACCGCGCGACGTTCACCAAGTACGGCCTCGACGTGCAGGAACCGCAGATCAAGGAGGGGCTGCGCCCTGGCGAGCCCGGCTGGGGTGTGGAACCCGCCGCGGACGCCGGCCGCCTCGGGGTGAACGACCGGACCGAAACGGTGCCCACCGAGGTCGGCCGCTACGAAACCTTCTACTCCGGCGTCGTCGACGCGTTGCGTGGCGACGCGGGGTTCCCGGTCGATCCGGCCGGCGCGGTCGCCGCACTGCGGGTGATCGAGGCCGCACATCGCTCCGGCACCGAAGGCCGGGTGATTCCCCTCGGCTGA
- a CDS encoding ROK family transcriptional regulator — protein MTETGANLRRLRRHNRALLLGYILREGGLSRVELAQRSGLTQQAVSKIVADLLPERLLDVERQAAAGVGKPRTLLRLRPEARCALGAQLDRDGFLVLRTGLTGEVEEVVEGSLPLGFDPEQAVAALADGVRTLLAGVDPERVLGLGVGTVGPLDHHAGRLRDATNMPGWHDVPLRDLLAARTGLPVILDKNTNAAAFAHTWPEETPAATAVVLVGTGIGVGLLIDGRVYRGPRTNAGEFGHTTIAYAGPRCACGRRGCVEVLHQTAATPQDAARLLGIGLADLVQVLDLERIVLFGRTIRAAGEVYRETVSAQLHELLPVPHWQRIDVEVSDLDEEAVALGAAFEVLAGFYADPK, from the coding sequence ATGACCGAGACCGGTGCCAACCTGCGCAGGCTGCGGCGGCACAACCGGGCACTGCTGCTCGGCTACATCCTGCGCGAGGGCGGGCTCAGCCGGGTGGAGCTGGCGCAGCGGTCCGGTCTCACCCAGCAGGCCGTGTCGAAGATCGTCGCGGATCTGCTGCCGGAGCGCCTGCTGGACGTCGAACGCCAGGCCGCGGCCGGCGTCGGCAAGCCCCGGACCCTGCTGCGGCTGCGTCCGGAGGCCCGGTGCGCACTCGGCGCCCAGCTCGACCGCGACGGTTTCCTCGTGCTGCGCACCGGGCTGACCGGCGAGGTGGAAGAGGTCGTCGAGGGTTCGCTGCCGCTCGGTTTCGATCCGGAACAGGCGGTGGCCGCGCTGGCCGACGGGGTGCGCACGCTGCTCGCCGGCGTCGATCCGGAGCGGGTGCTCGGTCTCGGCGTCGGCACGGTGGGCCCACTCGACCACCACGCGGGCCGGCTCCGCGACGCCACCAACATGCCCGGATGGCACGACGTCCCGCTGCGCGATCTGCTCGCCGCACGCACCGGTCTGCCGGTCATCCTGGACAAGAACACGAACGCGGCGGCGTTCGCGCACACCTGGCCGGAGGAGACCCCGGCGGCGACCGCGGTGGTGCTCGTGGGCACCGGGATCGGCGTCGGGCTGCTGATCGACGGGCGGGTCTACCGCGGACCACGCACGAACGCCGGCGAGTTCGGCCACACGACGATCGCGTACGCCGGTCCGCGCTGCGCGTGCGGCAGGCGAGGGTGCGTCGAGGTGCTGCACCAGACCGCGGCCACCCCCCAGGACGCTGCCCGGCTGCTCGGGATCGGGCTCGCCGACCTGGTACAGGTGCTCGACCTGGAGCGGATCGTCCTGTTCGGACGGACCATCCGCGCGGCCGGCGAGGTGTACCGCGAGACGGTCTCGGCACAGCTGCACGAACTGCTGCCGGTGCCGCACTGGCAGCGGATCGACGTGGAGGTGAGCGATCTCGACGAGGAGGCGGTCGCCCTCGGCGCCGCGTTCGAGGTGCTCGCCGGGTTCTACGCCGATCCGAAATGA
- a CDS encoding glycosyltransferase family 87 protein, giving the protein MPDESTPAAVDPDAAPRTLTPAERIAPSRHDPLVAAASRPAGGPLGEHAAVGRHWFWSPQRVGLALAVFALVLCWFGKASCIQQYTDSSGANQLDWRSGRPFVAMCYSDIVPLYSSEKLDDPHTFPYVSSWQEDSPTAQDQTRYMEYPVVTGLFQWVDAKLAAAWLSVADSGWLPAALPVAVYFNITAFFLALAWLVTVWATGRTTKRRPWDAVLVAISPLVLVHTFTNFDAIATACTAVGILAWSRRRPEIAGVLLGLGVAAKLYPLLLLGVLFLLCLRAGKLRTWGRTALFTVLTWLVVNVPFILVATRGWWEFFRLNTLRPMDPDSLYNVIASTTGWAGFDGMLHKGQTPVVLNVVVAVLFLACCAGIGYVTLTAPRRPRLGQLAFLAVAAFLLTNKVWSPQYSLWLVPLAVLAIPRWRPLLGWMVLDALVWVPRMFYYLGIDHKGLPEGWFLGTVVIRDLAVAGLCVLVLREIYRPRTDLVRLSGDDDPAGGVLDRARDRLRLPGFRGHRTTTTGPAQQSPAEPEGLC; this is encoded by the coding sequence GTGCCCGACGAGTCCACCCCCGCAGCCGTCGATCCGGACGCGGCGCCCCGCACGCTGACCCCGGCGGAACGGATCGCGCCCAGCCGGCACGATCCGCTGGTGGCCGCGGCGAGCAGACCCGCGGGCGGGCCGCTGGGCGAGCACGCCGCGGTCGGCAGGCACTGGTTCTGGTCACCACAGCGCGTTGGCCTCGCGCTCGCCGTGTTCGCGCTGGTGCTGTGCTGGTTCGGCAAGGCCTCGTGCATCCAGCAGTACACCGACTCCAGCGGCGCGAACCAGCTCGACTGGCGATCCGGGCGCCCGTTCGTCGCGATGTGCTACTCGGACATCGTCCCGCTCTACAGCTCGGAGAAGCTGGACGATCCGCACACCTTCCCCTACGTCTCGTCGTGGCAGGAGGATTCACCGACCGCGCAGGACCAGACCCGGTACATGGAGTACCCGGTGGTCACCGGCCTGTTCCAGTGGGTCGACGCGAAACTCGCCGCGGCCTGGCTGTCGGTCGCCGATTCCGGCTGGCTGCCCGCCGCGCTACCGGTGGCGGTGTACTTCAACATCACCGCGTTCTTCCTCGCGCTGGCCTGGCTGGTCACCGTGTGGGCCACCGGGCGGACGACGAAACGCCGGCCGTGGGACGCGGTGCTCGTGGCGATTTCCCCGCTGGTGCTGGTGCACACGTTCACGAACTTCGACGCCATCGCCACCGCGTGCACGGCGGTGGGAATCCTCGCCTGGTCCCGCAGACGCCCGGAGATCGCCGGAGTGCTGCTCGGTCTCGGGGTGGCCGCGAAGCTGTACCCGTTGCTGCTGCTCGGGGTGCTGTTCCTGCTGTGCCTGCGGGCAGGGAAGCTGCGGACGTGGGGCCGGACGGCGCTGTTCACGGTGCTCACCTGGCTGGTGGTGAACGTCCCGTTCATCCTCGTCGCGACGCGCGGCTGGTGGGAGTTCTTCCGGCTCAACACCCTGCGTCCGATGGATCCGGATTCGCTCTACAACGTGATCGCCTCCACCACCGGCTGGGCGGGCTTCGACGGCATGCTCCACAAAGGACAGACGCCGGTGGTGCTGAACGTCGTGGTGGCCGTGCTGTTCCTGGCCTGCTGCGCGGGAATCGGCTACGTCACGCTGACCGCCCCGCGCCGTCCCCGGCTGGGACAGCTGGCGTTCCTGGCGGTGGCCGCGTTCCTGCTGACGAACAAGGTGTGGAGCCCGCAGTACTCGCTGTGGCTGGTTCCGCTGGCGGTGCTGGCCATCCCGCGCTGGCGCCCGCTGCTCGGCTGGATGGTGCTCGACGCGCTGGTGTGGGTGCCGCGGATGTTCTACTACCTCGGCATCGACCACAAAGGACTGCCCGAGGGCTGGTTCCTCGGCACGGTGGTGATCCGCGACCTCGCGGTGGCCGGCCTGTGCGTGCTGGTCCTGCGCGAGATCTACCGTCCCCGCACCGACCTCGTCCGGCTCTCCGGCGACGACGACCCCGCGGGCGGCGTACTGGACCGAGCCCGCGACCGGCTGCGGCTGCCCGGCTTCCGCGGCCACCGGACCACCACGACCGGCCCCGCACAGCAGAGCCCCGCCGAACCGGAGGGGCTCTGCTGA
- a CDS encoding DUF5318 domain-containing protein, translating into MRNQRQVVDYALQRRALLAAVRSGRVGDHEVCDAGPYLLRAAKFHGRPEDRTCPMCRRAPLTLVSWVYGDELKHVSGSARTPDELTRMAGLFAEFTVYDVEVCRTCHWNHLVLSYVLGTGEPQPTRPRRTAGQ; encoded by the coding sequence GTGCGAAACCAGCGGCAGGTCGTGGACTACGCCTTACAGCGCCGTGCGCTGCTGGCCGCCGTCCGCTCCGGACGCGTCGGCGACCACGAGGTCTGCGACGCCGGGCCCTACCTGCTCCGGGCGGCGAAGTTTCACGGAAGGCCCGAGGACCGGACCTGTCCGATGTGCCGCCGGGCGCCACTGACCCTGGTCTCCTGGGTCTACGGCGACGAGCTCAAGCACGTCTCGGGATCGGCACGCACACCCGACGAACTGACCCGGATGGCCGGGCTTTTCGCCGAGTTCACCGTCTACGACGTAGAGGTGTGCCGGACGTGCCACTGGAACCACCTGGTCCTGTCCTACGTGCTCGGCACGGGTGAGCCGCAGCCCACCCGGCCGAGGAGGACCGCCGGCCAGTGA
- a CDS encoding transglycosylase domain-containing protein translates to MTHRFHDGRADQAFSEPGPPVRDEVLPAEPARDKKGRTPAQRKKRRWKIIRRCVYAFVGIFVVIPAIAFVITYFSVDVPSPQSVAHGQNQAVTYLYADGSQMGKDVPPGGNRQILTAGQIPDVVKHAVIATEDSTFETNSGFDVSGLLRAAFNQITTGTGGGSTISQQYIKKATDNDAPTLTRKWTELAKSFKMNQTYEKQDIITAYLNIIYFGRGAYGIGAASQAFFHQDVGQLDYSQAALLAGLIQQPGRSENRKVAEGRWNTALDRMLENHYITAQERQSAQFPTPIPLSESKDDSSAPYRFVADEVKAELEHHGIPEDKYYSGGFTVQTTIDKKAQDIATRAATDALKNQSDDRLLDALVAVDPRTGGVLAYYGGPGIVEVDGQKQAARDWANTPQNPGSSMKPFDLTAFLKMGKGINETFDGSNNRVFDGRVVRNAGDSDSCSKQCTVAEAMKISANTVFYDMVLNQTKQGPVKQAAEEAGVRTEDDGGQSEISIKDNNISLGGGDTRITPADMASAYATFAANGVRRDRHFVVKVTNSQDEVAYQAADGSGTPAFAESDADLSKQIAGNVTTALKPVIGFSKLQCPSGHECAGKTGTQQHTKRSGEPSSAANANAQTWMVGYTPSVSVAAWVGADGDQALHGKGKSPIFGSTIAGPLWQKFMKSYLAGKPGEKFDDVPLIGAASPPPSSSEADLPVDGDQPPGSDDPDEDQPGDGGPLHPEDPGDTGEPGHSGNPPGHSHSPKPSDDTPTGEPDPSEGPGVE, encoded by the coding sequence ATGACGCACCGCTTCCACGACGGCCGTGCCGATCAGGCGTTTTCCGAGCCCGGTCCGCCGGTCAGGGACGAGGTCCTCCCGGCGGAACCCGCTCGGGACAAGAAGGGCCGCACTCCGGCCCAGCGGAAGAAGCGGCGGTGGAAGATCATCCGGCGCTGCGTGTACGCGTTCGTCGGCATCTTCGTGGTGATTCCGGCGATCGCGTTCGTGATCACCTACTTCAGCGTGGACGTGCCCTCGCCGCAGAGCGTGGCCCACGGGCAGAACCAGGCCGTCACCTACCTCTACGCCGACGGCAGCCAGATGGGCAAGGACGTGCCGCCCGGCGGGAACCGGCAGATCCTCACCGCGGGCCAGATCCCGGACGTGGTCAAGCACGCGGTGATCGCCACCGAGGACTCGACGTTCGAGACCAACTCCGGCTTCGACGTCAGCGGCCTGCTGCGCGCGGCGTTCAACCAGATCACCACCGGTACCGGCGGCGGATCCACGATCTCCCAGCAGTACATCAAGAAAGCCACCGACAACGACGCACCCACGCTCACCCGCAAATGGACCGAGCTGGCCAAGTCGTTCAAGATGAACCAGACCTACGAAAAACAGGACATCATCACCGCGTACCTGAACATCATCTACTTCGGTCGCGGGGCGTACGGCATCGGCGCGGCGTCGCAGGCCTTCTTCCACCAGGACGTCGGGCAGCTGGACTATTCGCAGGCCGCGTTGCTGGCCGGGCTGATCCAGCAGCCGGGCCGGTCGGAGAACCGGAAGGTGGCCGAAGGCCGCTGGAACACCGCGCTGGACCGGATGCTGGAAAACCACTACATCACCGCGCAGGAGCGGCAGTCCGCGCAGTTCCCGACCCCGATCCCGCTTTCGGAGTCCAAGGACGATTCGAGCGCGCCCTACCGTTTCGTCGCCGACGAGGTGAAGGCGGAACTGGAACACCACGGCATTCCGGAGGACAAGTACTACTCCGGCGGATTCACCGTGCAGACCACCATCGACAAGAAAGCGCAGGACATCGCCACCCGGGCGGCCACCGACGCGCTGAAGAACCAGTCGGACGACCGGCTGCTCGACGCGCTGGTCGCGGTCGACCCCAGGACCGGCGGCGTGCTCGCCTACTACGGCGGTCCGGGAATCGTCGAGGTCGACGGGCAGAAGCAGGCCGCGCGGGACTGGGCGAACACCCCGCAGAACCCGGGGTCGTCGATGAAACCGTTCGACCTCACCGCGTTCCTCAAAATGGGCAAGGGCATCAACGAGACCTTCGACGGCAGCAACAACCGGGTGTTCGACGGACGCGTGGTGCGCAACGCCGGGGACAGCGACAGCTGCTCGAAGCAGTGCACGGTCGCCGAGGCCATGAAGATCTCGGCGAACACGGTGTTCTACGACATGGTCCTCAACCAGACCAAGCAGGGTCCGGTCAAGCAGGCGGCCGAGGAGGCCGGCGTGCGCACCGAGGACGACGGAGGCCAGTCGGAGATCTCCATCAAGGACAACAACATCTCCCTCGGCGGTGGCGACACCCGGATCACGCCCGCGGACATGGCCTCGGCCTACGCCACGTTCGCCGCGAACGGCGTCCGCCGCGACCGGCATTTCGTGGTCAAGGTGACGAACTCGCAGGACGAGGTCGCCTACCAGGCCGCCGATGGATCCGGCACCCCGGCGTTCGCCGAATCCGACGCGGACCTGAGCAAGCAGATCGCGGGCAACGTCACCACCGCGTTGAAGCCGGTGATCGGGTTCTCGAAACTGCAGTGCCCGTCCGGCCACGAATGTGCCGGCAAGACCGGTACCCAGCAGCACACGAAGCGCTCGGGTGAACCGTCGTCGGCGGCGAACGCGAACGCCCAGACCTGGATGGTCGGCTACACGCCGTCGGTGTCGGTGGCCGCGTGGGTCGGCGCGGACGGCGACCAGGCCCTGCACGGCAAGGGGAAGTCACCGATCTTCGGCTCCACGATCGCCGGCCCGCTGTGGCAGAAGTTCATGAAGAGCTACCTCGCAGGCAAGCCGGGGGAGAAGTTCGACGACGTGCCGCTGATCGGTGCCGCGTCCCCGCCGCCCTCCTCGAGCGAGGCGGACCTTCCGGTCGACGGCGACCAGCCGCCCGGCTCGGACGATCCGGACGAGGACCAGCCAGGCGACGGCGGCCCGCTCCACCCCGAGGATCCCGGGGACACCGGCGAGCCGGGCCACTCCGGCAACCCGCCGGGGCACTCGCATTCGCCGAAACCGTCGGACGACACCCCGACCGGGGAGCCGGACCCCTCGGAAGGACCCGGGGTGGAGTGA